The following proteins come from a genomic window of Sorghum bicolor cultivar BTx623 chromosome 3, Sorghum_bicolor_NCBIv3, whole genome shotgun sequence:
- the LOC8078185 gene encoding multicopper oxidase LPR1 homolog 4, which yields MVEMPHRVAAALVVLLVAVAGVVAVSAQVPPAPVTAALLQQVAGSLQMYVDPLPQMAKIRGYGFQQGRVVPVNLTIGMFHKKWKFHRDLPETPVFVYGQCADSATFPGPTIVARHDVPLSVTWENHLPDRHILPWDPTVPTAIPKNGGVPTVVHLHGSAHPPQADGSAFAWFTAGFRDTGAAWTQATYRYPNVQPPGNLWYHDHALGLTRANLLAGLLGAYVIEKPEVDVPMDLPCDDDDLHLVVADRSFNVDGSLYMNSTGVAPSVHPQWQPEYFGEAVTVNGKAWPFLAVHRRRYRFRILNASNARYFNVSLSNGMPFHVVGSDASYLAAPVTVRSLLISPAEIFDVVVDFSASPTAEVEMLNSAPYPFPTGTAPGPLTGKVMKFVVTPNGPRDPPDNSTVPDREVPYANVASPGPASETRHIVMYEYVTPSGQSTHLYINGLRLEDPVTETPRSGTTELWHVINLTGDNHPLHIHLGMFQAVKMQQLVDLQAFTGCMTQLNDAVRCGVEEHAVGPVVPVPDHERTWKNVVKVPPGFVTTVVVAFKLVDTNQPYPFDATAEPGYVYHCHILDHEDNAMIRPLKLLP from the exons ATGGTGGAAATGCCGCACCGCGTAGCTGCTGCGCTCGTGGTGCTCCTCGTCGCTGTTGCTGGAGTTGTTGCGGTGTCGGCGCAGgtgccgccggcgccggtgaCGGCCGCGCTGCTTCAGCAGGTGGCCGGGTCGCTGCAGATGTACGTGGACCCGCTGCCGCAGATGGCCAAGATCCGTGGCTACGGCTTCCAGCAGGGCCGCGTCGTGCCCGTCAACCTCACCATCGGCATGTTCCACAAGAAATGG AAATTCCACCGCGACCTGCCGGAGACGCCGGTGTTCGTGTACGGCCAATGCGCCGACTCCGCGACGTTCCCGGGCCCGACGATCGTCGCGCGCCACGACGTCCCGCTATCCGTGACGTGGGAGAACCACCTCCCCGACCGCCACATCCTGCCGTGGGACCCCACCGTGCCCACCGCCATCCCCAAGAACGGCGGCGTGCCCACCGTCGTGCACCTCCACGGCAGCGCCCACCCACCGCAGGCCGACGGCAGCGCCTTCGCCTGGTTCACCGCCGGGTTCCGCGACACCGGCGCCGCGTGGACGCAGGCCACGTACCGGTACCCCAACGTGCAGCCGCCGGGCAACCTGTGGTACCACGACCACGCGCTCGGCCTCACCCGCGCCAACCTCCTCGCCGGCCTCCTCGGCGCCTACGTCATCGAGAAGCCGGAGGTCGACGTCCCCATGGATCTTCcctgcgacgacgacgacctccacctcgtcgtcgcggACCGCAGCTTCAACGTCGACGGCTCGCTGTACATGAACTCCACGGGCGTCGCGCCGTCCGTGCACCCACAGTGGCAGCCCGAGTACTTCGGTGAGGCCGTCACCGTCAACGGCAAGGCGTGGCCGTTCCTCGCCGTCCACCGCCGGCGCTACCGCTTCCGGATCCTCAACGCCAGCAACGCGCGCTACTTCAACGTCTCGCTCTCCAACGGCATGCCCTTCCACGTCGTCGGCTCGGACGCGTCGTACCTCGCCGCGCCGGTCACCGTGCGCAGCCTCCTCATCTCCCCCGCCGAGATATTCGACGTCGTCGTCGACTTCTCGGCGTCGCCGACGGCCGAGGTCGAGATGCTCAACTCGGCGCCGTACCCGTTCCCGACCGGAACGGCGCCGGGGCCGCTCACCGGCAAGGTGATGAAGTTCGTGGTCACCCCGAACGGGCCGCGCGACCCGCCGGACAACTCGACGGTGCCGGACCGCGAGGTGCCGTACGCAAACGTGGCGTCGCCGGGGCCGGCGTCGGAGACGAGGCACATCGTGATGTACGAGTACGTGACGCCGTCCGGGCAGTCGACGCACCTCTACATCAACGGGCTGCGTCTGGAGGACCCGGTGACGGAGACGCCGAGGTCGGGCACGACGGAGCTGTGGCACGTGATCAACCTCACCGGGGACAACCACCCGCTGCACATCCACCTGGGCATGTTCCAGGCCGTCAAGATGCAGCAGCTGGTCGACCTGCAGGCGTTCACCGGCTGCATGACGCAGCTCAACGACGCCGTCAGGTGCGGCGTCGAAGAGCACGCGGTCGGGCCGGTGGTGCCGGTGCCGGACCACGAGAGGACGTGGAAGAACGTGGTGAAGGTGCCGCCGGGGTTCGTGACCACGGTGGTGGTGGCGTTCAAGCTGGTGGACACCAACCAGCCCTACCCCTTCGACGCCACGGCGGAGCCTGGATACGTCTACCACTGCCAC ATCCTGGACCACGAAGACAATGCCATGATCAGGCCACTTAAGCTGCTTCCGTGA